The following DNA comes from Teredinibacter haidensis.
GTTTGTTGAGCGCTGCCAGTATTTGGCTTTTATTTTTAACGGCGGTGGGTTCTAGTACTGTGCCTGCCGCGCCCGCGTAAACCACGATGGCTACGGTATCGGTGGGTTTTAGCTGGCTGAGTAGTAATTTAAAAGATTGTTTTACCAGCGGTAATTTGTCGGGTGAATTCATAGAGCCGGAAACATCCAGCAGAAATACCAGATTGCTGTCTGGCGTTTGTTCTGCTTCCAGGCTGTAGCCCTGTACGCCAATATGGATCAAATTTTTGCCTTCGGCCCATGGTGAGTTATGTACCACAACACTGGCTTTAAACGGCTCTTCGGCGGAATGGGGTTGCGGGTAGGCGTAATCAAAATAATTAACCAGCTCTTCTAAACGCACCGCATCTTTTTCGGGCAGGTAACCGGCATTAAGACGGCGGCGAACAAAGCTGTAACTGGCCGTATCGACATCGGCCGAAAAAGTAGAAACCGGTGTTTCGCTAACGAGCGTTATAGGGTTGGCTTTAAAGGTTTCAAAGTCGTTTCGGTTACTGGGTGGAGATTCGCGCCAATTGTCCTCGGCTGTGGCGAAGCTGGCGCGTATGCCCATTACAACGACTTCTTGCTGATCGGTAGAACTGTGCGTGGTGCAGCCCGAAACTGTTAAAACGCTAGTCAGCAGGGCAATGCATGCGAGCGTTTTGGCTGAGTTGAACGTGTCCATATTCTTCCCGTTGCTATTTAATTATTGTTGGCGCGGGCCAGCTGCTTATAGAGCGTCGACATCGAGTCCTTGTGAGCGGGTAATCGATTTAAGCAAAGTTAGCCGACAATGGCTATTCCCATATTTGATTATGCGCAAAGAAAAATGGTTAAGTTCGGTGTAGCGCAATTTCGGTGTGGTAATAGGCCGAACGCGGGTTAGAGGCGTCTCTCCCTAAAGGCGTTTTACGTGTGGGGCGGCCAACCTGGAGTGGCAAGAGGAAGAGTATCGCGTTGAGGATAAACCCCCGCACAATTCCCCAAAACGACTAGCGCTGGACGGGAGCGTTGTCTAGCCGTTCGCGGGGTGCTCAGGATAGTGCAGTTTTCTATACGCTAAAAAGTTGCGCGCCTTTCTTCTAAAATATTTTCGCCATGTAGTTGAATTTCCGCGATGAGCGCCTGCTCCCTCTGGCAGTCGAGCGACTAGGAGTCTCTCATCTCGATCCGATTTTTATTAAGTTTGCGACGTTCGGCAGACTGTGATGTTAGGCCGTTGGCACTTTCGTAAGTTGTAGGCGATGAGCTCGAAGCCTTTCTGGTACCCTCTCGTAAATGGGGCGTTTATCGTTCCTAAACTTTATGACGATCAATCAATAATAATTTTCAGCAGGGTACCCGCAATGTTTACACTCTCTCAGAAAGTGGCGCAGAAAGCGCTGATCCTTACTGTATCTTTGATTTTAAGTTTACAAGTGTTGGCTATGGAATTATATGGTAATAACACAACTCATGACCCTTCCACTATCGTCGAAGATGATGGCACTTATTGGACTTTCGGTACCGGTGATGGTAATGACGGCATGGTCAGCCGCTACTCAACCGACCTAATTAATTGGAATACCGGCTCCACAGTTTTTACGCCTGGTACCTGGCCCAGTTGGATAAATGCGCGCGTGCCGAATTTTGATGGTAATTTTTGGGCGCCCGATCTTATCGAAATGAATGGTCGCTACTATATTTACTACTCCGCATTTTCTTCCAGCAACCCACCGACTTCGGCAATTGGTGTTGCTGTTACAGACTCCTTAAACAATCCGAATTGGCAAGATTTGGGCATGGTGGTTTCTACGCAAACCGATCCGTCCACAAGTGGTGGACCAATGAACGCTATAGACCCTGGTGTTTATCGCGATACTAGTGGCAACGTTTTTATGATATACGGCTCTCATTACTCGGGCCTATATATTGTGCAAATAAACCCGAGTACCGGATTGCGCCAAGGTTCTTCACGCGTTGCGGCTATCGGGAACAACGGTGGTTGGAATGAATTTGAAGGCGCGCAAGTTCAGTATCTGGATGGTTACTATTACGCGTTTGTAAACCGCGGAGATTGTTGTGCTGGTAATCAAAGTGACTATTATATTTTGGTCGGACGCTCTACTAGCCCAACCGGTCCTTTCGTTGATGTGAACGGTAAAAACCTTTGGAACTACGGAAGCGACAATGGTAATGCTAGTGGTGTAAGTACGGTTTTGGCAACCTCCGGTAAATATATAGGGCCGGGTCACTTTGGTTATCTGAATCGGAACGGACAACATTTGGCAAGCATCCACTATTACGATGGCACGACTTCCGATGGTTGGCCTTCGCGGCTCGATATTTTACAAATCAATATGGCGAACGGTTGGCCTACTTTTACGCGTAGTTTTAGTTTGGCGTCGGGAGATAGTTCGTCCAGCTCGAGTAGCTCGTCTAGTTCAAGCAGCTACACCTATATACAGGAAGAGAGCACCGCTGGTTTTTGTAACTTGGAAGGTACCATCGATAGCAATAACGCAGGCTTTTCCGGTGTTGGCTTTGCCAACTCTTCGAATGCTGTCGGTAGTGGCATTAACTACGCCATTTCAGTGCCAGCTACGGGTGCTTATGCGATTGTCTTCGACTACGCAAATGGTTCGACTGCTCGGCCAGGGGAGCTATTTGTGAATAATTCGTCGGCTGCGAACTTTTATTTTGAATCAACCGGTGGTTGGACTACCTGGAATAGTTCTTCAAATGTAATTATCACTTTGGAGGGTGGAAATAATCTATTACGGTTAGAAGCAACCGATGAAGGTGGCTTGCCCAATATAGATAATCTTCGCATCACCGGTGTAGGGCCAGTTGCCGGGAATTGTGATTCGCTACAATCTTCCAGCAGCTCAAGTAGTAGCTCTTCTTCTTCGAGTTCTTCCTCAACAAGCTCGTATTCAAGCAGCATTTCTAGCTCAAGTAGTTCGAGCGGCAGCACTGTTGGTGGTGTAACTGCGTCGGTCAGTATTAATAATGATTGGGGCGGTGGTTACTGTGCAAACCTTGTATTACAAAATACTGGTAGTTCTGCAGTAACCTGGAATGCAGCAGTCACCGTTGAGGGAACCGTGAGTAGCCTGTGGAATGGTGAATGGAACCAGAGTGATTCGACCTTGAATGTTTCGGGTGTGGGCTGGAACGGTACTTTGCAGCCGGGACAAACCAGTACGTCGATTGGTTTCTGCGCTAATCGATAGTTTAAAAAATCATTAGAATAGCAAAGATAAAAAAGTGCCGACCACGTGTCGGCGCCTTTCCTTTACTTGTCAATTAAATTTGCTTGGGTGTCAGTTTAGCCACGCGTCCACACCTTTTAGATTGGCGATCCAGTTAGCCATAACGAAAAAAGGTCGTCACAATTCGCCCAAAGGTGATGTGCTGGGTGGCTGGTTTGTCAAATGCTCTCAGCCAATTATAAGTACGTGCCTTTGTATGAGTAAGCGACGATGACAACTAGCCTTGTTATCGAAATTGGCGGGGCGCGAACTGAAAGGCTATTCAATTTTAGCTAAGTGAATTTTCTTTCGGTGGTTCCAGTACATACCGCTGCGTCGTTGGAGTCTGGCTCTTGGAACGGAAAGCGATTTACATATTGGCCATAATTAGTTGCGGAAGAAAAACACAAACTATTCGATCTTCCCGCGCAGCAGAAGCTTAAGAAAGTTATCCTCTTGCTGGCTTCCTTCTATCTGCAAAGCAAAGAGATAATTTACTTTTATAAACTACGATAATAGGGTGGTTCTGGCAGCGAATTGTCTATTCAGCTGGGGTTGATTATGACGTCGGTTCTTTTCTAGTAATACCATAATAATGGGATGTTCGCCTCACTAGTCCAGTATTTCTTGGTATATGCTTCTGCGTCTTTAGTTTTCTTCATAAGCCTCTCGGCTAACTTGTTTTGGTGTTACTTTTTTAGCTAAGCGGTCGCGTGACCACCTGTTGCATTTCCAGGTGGTTCCAAAATAAATATAACGAAGGTACATTCCGTGTTTAAAAAAATCATGATTTTCGCGTTAATATTGTTTTTGTCGTCGGGCGCATTTGCCATCGATAGTGGTCGCTATACCATTCAGTCTTCCTTAAGTGGTCAGTTCATGGATGTGGAGGGTGGAAGCTCTGACGACGGCGCCAATATTTTACAATATTCAGAAAGTGGTGCGACAAACCAGCAATTTGATGTCGTGTCGTTGGGTGATGGCAGTTATTCGATTCGGCCCGCGCACAGCGGAAAATCATTAGATGTATATGCCTGGAACGCAGATGATGGTGCAGAGCTGCGGCAGTGGACATACTACGGTAATTCTAATCAGCGTTGGTATATTGATAATGTTGGCAGTGGGTTGTATTCAATTACCTCGGTATTCAGTGGTAAGGCAATTGATGTTTGGGAAATGAGTATGGTAGCCGGTGGTGATATTCGCCTTTACTCGTATTGGGGCGGCGCAGGTCAGCACTGGTCCTTTTTACCTGTCGGCGGATCGCCCAGCACCAGTACCATTAATGTTTACATCGCTGGTGATTCAACGGTATCAACTTATACAGATACCGCAAGTCAAAATGATCAAGCTGGCTGGGGGCAAATGTTGGCAGAGCAATATAATTCCTCTGTAAATGTTCAAAACCATGCCGTTGGTGGACGCACGGCACGACGTTTTATCGAGGAAGGACGACTGGATGCGATCTGGAATGTCATCAAATCTGGTGATTATTTGTTAGTGCAGTTTGGCACTAACGATGGCAATAAAACGGCAACTTATACGATCAATGGCCAAACAATTCCATACTATTTAGACCCGCAAACGGAATTTAAAACCTACTTGCGCCAGTATATATCCGGTGCGCGAGCGCGAGGTGTAACTTTAGTATTTGTCACCCCGCCGCCAAGAAATTCAGCCTATTGTACCGGTGGTAATGGGACTGGTGCGCATGCGGAAGCAATGCGAGAACTGGCTGTTTCCGACGGTGTCGCTTTAGCAGACTTAAATGAAAAGACGGTGAATTATTTAATGGCAATTTGTCCATCCCCGACACCAGAGGATTTTTTCTTTTTGCGAGCAGATGGTACCGTTGACGGAACACATTTTCAGGAAAATGGTGCGCGTATTCTAAGTGGATTTGTCGCGGATGGTGTAGACGAAGCAGATCTACCATTAAATAGCCGCCGGAAATAACCTGAAATAATACGACTGAATGTGTCGTCCTGCAAACACCATAAAAAGCCGCACGCCGTGTGTGGTGCGGTCGTTTTGTGTTGGTATTGAATAGCAACTAAAAATAGTTGCTCGATGGTAACCTGATTATTCGAGCTTAATGATTATATTTATTTGTTGAAGACGTTTTCTGGACTAAGAGACCGGTCGATTAAGATAGTTTTCTTGAGAAAGTTTTTCGGAGTGTTTAAGTTTTTTTGCGAGGCATCCGATTATTAAGATATGTTTTAGTGTTCAATCCCAAACGCCTTTTTGTCATTTGGTTCGTTGGTAGATTAGGCGTTTGTTGTATTGCCATGCGAAAAAATTCCGCCAACGTTATTCGTGAGGCTGGAACGCTTAGCTGCAGGGCTTCAAATATAGCGGTATAGCGGTATAGCGGATTTTGGAATTTTAACTATTTGTCAATATTTCGAAAAAATAGTTGTAACCGGTTACACCCGATGTGAATATGCAACCGCTTTACCGGTAGAGATAAAAATTAATTACCCGTACACATTTTTTCGGCCAACTTCTTGACTACACCTTGTCCGTAACGTGTACATCCGAAATTCACGGAGAAAATTTGATGAAAATAATGAAATCCCTAATGACGGCTTGTGTCCTTTTCGTGGGCCTTGCTTCGTTCTCATATCCCGTTTTCGCTCAAGATTATCCGACGTGTAGTAGTGCATCAGTCGATCCCGATGGCGATGGCTGGGGTTGGGAAAACAACCAAAGCTGTATTGTTTCTTCCAGTAGCAGTGGTAGTGGTGATTACCCAACGTGCAGTAGCTCCTCTTCCGATCCGGATGGCGATGGTTGGGGATGGGAGAACAACCAAAGCTGCGTAGTATCTACCAGTTCCAGTAGTGGTGGTTCGAGTGGCTATCCTACATGTAGTAGTTCTTCATCCGATCCCGACGGCGATGGCTGGGGTTGGGAAAATAATCAAAGCTGCATTGTTTCCAGCAGTAGTGGAGGCTCCAGTAGCGGAAGTTGTGGTACCGGTAGTTGCCCCAGTTCGCTTTCTTGCCCCAACGGTATGAGCTGCGGTTGCTATACTATTTCTGGTTTAGGAAGCAACAAGCGCGGCTATCAAGATGCGGGTGCTGATCGTAGGTTCTTGGCGTCGGCAATGATGGAAACTGAAGTTATGGATACCAATTATGCTTATGGTGATAACAAAACAGGAGATTCATTTAACGCCGGTGCCACCAAGCAAAACTGGGGGATGATGCGGCAATGTCACTCTGCATGGACCGGTTATGGTTCAGGTGATTATTCCGTCTCTGCCCAAATGAACAGCAGTCGCTCATTGGATGTTCAGGTCTACAATGAGTGTCGTAATTATTTCGGCAGCAATTGGTTCGCTGGACATCGTAACGGTTCCTCAGGCTTGAGCAATCCAAATACAACAGACATTAATAATTTTAAAGCGGGCTACGATTGGACTTACAATCAGCTTTCTGGCCACGAGTGTGATGATGTTCGCTTTTGGGTAAGTATTCCTGCAATCTAAAATTTCGTCCTAAAGCGCCAGTAATTGTTTGCTGGCGCTGTCTTTATTTGGTGCCAACGTTAGAGTTTAGCCGGCCCATACATTTTTTTAGTAATCTCAATCTGTTTCTACCAACTGACCTCCTTATACTGAAGTGTGGTATAACGTTAATGCAAGGAAAAATATTATGAAATATTTAACGCAGATTTTTTTAACCATAGTCGTTAGTTCATTTGGGAATATTGCCATTGCGCAAGATTGTGGTACGTGTAATTGGTACGGTACGGATTTTCCCGCTTGTTGTGGTCAGAGTACAGGCTGGGGTTGGGAGAATAGTCAGAGTTGCATTGGCCCAGTAGAATGCACAAACAGCGGTCAAGTATTGTCGGGCGCCTCTTCGTCTAGCAGTAGTTCCAGTGGTGGAGGTACTTCTGAAGATTTTGTATGTGATTGGTATGGTTCAATTTATCCTCTATGCCAAGACGAAACCAGTGGTTGGGGTTGGGAAAACAATCAAAGTTGCATTGCGTTAAGTACGTGTAATTCCCAAGGGGGAGGTAGTTCTTCTTCTAGTAGTTCTTCGAGTAGCTCTAGCACTGGAGGTGGCTCGGGTATTTCAGGTGCTTCATGTTCGCCGGGCGGAAATGTAATCGTTGTAACGTCTACTATACGCGTTGACGATGGCAGTACTTTTGATGGCTATTGTCAGACGTACACTGCTGGATCAGAGCTCGGTGATGGTAGCCAAGACGAGGGACAAGATCCAGTATTTCGAGTTGAAAATGGTTCGACTCTAAAGAATGTCGTTATCGGAGATAATGGTGCGGACGGTATTCATCTGCGTAACAACGCGAGTTTGGATAATATCTATTTTCAAGATGTTGGTGAGGACGCGATTACCGTTAAAGCTTCAGGCACGTACAATATAGCCAATATCGAAGGCTATAATGCCGATGACAAATTTTTTCAGATAAATGCTGAAAGCACACTAAATGTTGAAAACTGTATTATTCATGATGCTGGTAAAGCGTTGCGCCAGAATGGTGGAACTGTTTTTCGTATAGATGTGTCGTTTAATAATTGTGATATCGCGGATATGGACGAGGGTATATTTAGGTCAGACAGCCCTAGCAGTCGAGCGATTATTTCCAATAGTCGCCTGCATAACGCGGGAAGTGTTTGCGTTGGTAGCTGGGCCTCCTGCGGCTCCTCTGGCATTACACAATACTAGCCTTTAAGTAAACCCAACTAAAAGAGGGGAGGGGTTTAGTAACGCATATTTTGTATAAGTGGCCTTCATAAATCGTCTGTATTGTAACCTTGATTTGTAGTGTTTCGGCTTTTGGAAATGATTTTAGTTATAGGCAATGATTTATGCAGGCCCGCGAAATCGTTAGAGGGTTTTTTTTAAACCCTAGACGAAATAAAAATAGCCCAAGACAGAATTCTCTTATTATCTATTTGCTATTAATTTAGGGTGGCCAGTTGTTGGGGTTTACGGAGGAAGCGCTTCGAGTTTTCCTCATTGCTGAAACCCGTGTGGCTTTTAGAAAAATATTTTCCGATAGGGTGGCTCTCAGGACTGTCATGATAGTGCATTTATTTAATTTGACAGAAAGGTTGGTGGAGAAAGCTGTAAACTTCATTGTTGCTGGCGCGCACTATCAACGAATCCTCGCCATCAACCGGTGATCAAACGATTCTAGTCGTTCAAATAATTAAAAGACCATTTTTCCAAATACTCGTGAAAAATCAGTGCAAGTGGCTACCCAAACGTTTTTGGCGGAAGATATGGTTCATAGTTAACAATTGGATATTCATCTCCGTCAGTTTTTGAATTGAAATTGAAACAGTGAGCGCCATCTTCATGTTTAACAAGTACCCACAAATTTTCAGGAACTTCGTACTTAAAGGCCGGTTTTTGTAATCGAACAGGGATTTGGGTAGCTCTTCGAATTTTACCGCCGGATGATCCCGACAGGCACGGGAGCGGGTTTGTTGCAGTTGAAAACCGGCCTGGGTCAATTCCGTGGCAGGGTTAAAATGGAAAACCCGATAGGTACCGCAGTCACCCATTCCGCGGGACCGGGTAAGTATTTCCAGTGTTTTTTCGGCGCTGTCCACCTGGAGGGTGCCGATGACTTCTTTGGGGTTATCGGTGCTTGCGGGAAAGCCGAGTTCGAGCTGCCGGCCCTGCTGGCTGTCACCGTCGAACAGGTAGAGATAATAGGTGGGCTGGTAGGCACCCGGCACACATAGCACGGTTACCAGCTGGAAGGGCGCAACAAGGGAGTAGGTTTCCACATCGGCCACATAGTCGCAATCGCGGTCCCATTTGAGTCGCTGCTTCCAGCGCCACTGTGCTTCGCTCCAACCTTCCGGGCCACTCCATAGATCCCTGTCGTAGCTCTGCAGGATATCCAGCCCGGTTTTGTCTATGGGCAGTGTGGCCGCTGGGGTATTGTCTGGTGCCGCACCAATGCTGCTCTGGCAGGCCGCAAGAATGGATACGCAACCCAGTAAACAGAGCGTTGACAGGGATCGGTTGATTTTCATAAATAGTTACTGAGTTGAGAGTAAAAGAAAGTGCTTATGATGCCTGTACTGATGGGCGCGGCCAATACCAAGGTACTTGCTAATGGTGAAGGCTTCCCCGATATTTACCGTTTGACAATCCAGCGATCTCCCTGTCAAGATGTTTCCTATTCCGAAACAGGAAACGCCTCAATGATCATAAAACCCCAAGATACTTTAATTGCTCTCAAATATTGCTCTATTGAGCGTCAGGCTGGTATTGGTCTCGCCGATACGGGGCTATCTTCTGTGTTTAGCATCCGTGATCTAGCGGAGGTTATTGGAATCAGTCATGGTGAAATTAGTCGTTCTACTCAACGTCTCGAAAAAGCTCAGTTGGTCAGTATCAGGGGGGGCATCTTCGCTGTGGCACGCAATCTTAACGAATGGCTTTGTTACGGTATCCGTTACTACTGCCCATTAGAGCGTAGCGGTTATGGCCGAGGTATTGGAACCGGTTGGAATTGCCAATTAATCAAAAGCGAAATGCTGCCGCCGCAACCAGGTTGGGTGTGGGCAAGCTCTCAAGGGGATAAAGAGGCGGAGTTAATTGTACCCTTTCACAATAGTGTTCCATTAGCTGCGTCATATGATCCATGGCTCTACCAGGCATTGTCTTTGGTTGAGGTGATTAGAGGCGGTAAGCCGCGAGAGCTTGCCATTGCGCGCGAACTATTGGCTGCTCA
Coding sequences within:
- a CDS encoding family 43 glycosylhydrolase; translated protein: MFTLSQKVAQKALILTVSLILSLQVLAMELYGNNTTHDPSTIVEDDGTYWTFGTGDGNDGMVSRYSTDLINWNTGSTVFTPGTWPSWINARVPNFDGNFWAPDLIEMNGRYYIYYSAFSSSNPPTSAIGVAVTDSLNNPNWQDLGMVVSTQTDPSTSGGPMNAIDPGVYRDTSGNVFMIYGSHYSGLYIVQINPSTGLRQGSSRVAAIGNNGGWNEFEGAQVQYLDGYYYAFVNRGDCCAGNQSDYYILVGRSTSPTGPFVDVNGKNLWNYGSDNGNASGVSTVLATSGKYIGPGHFGYLNRNGQHLASIHYYDGTTSDGWPSRLDILQINMANGWPTFTRSFSLASGDSSSSSSSSSSSSSYTYIQEESTAGFCNLEGTIDSNNAGFSGVGFANSSNAVGSGINYAISVPATGAYAIVFDYANGSTARPGELFVNNSSAANFYFESTGGWTTWNSSSNVIITLEGGNNLLRLEATDEGGLPNIDNLRITGVGPVAGNCDSLQSSSSSSSSSSSSSSSSTSSYSSSISSSSSSSGSTVGGVTASVSINNDWGGGYCANLVLQNTGSSAVTWNAAVTVEGTVSSLWNGEWNQSDSTLNVSGVGWNGTLQPGQTSTSIGFCANR
- a CDS encoding RICIN domain-containing protein produces the protein MFKKIMIFALILFLSSGAFAIDSGRYTIQSSLSGQFMDVEGGSSDDGANILQYSESGATNQQFDVVSLGDGSYSIRPAHSGKSLDVYAWNADDGAELRQWTYYGNSNQRWYIDNVGSGLYSITSVFSGKAIDVWEMSMVAGGDIRLYSYWGGAGQHWSFLPVGGSPSTSTINVYIAGDSTVSTYTDTASQNDQAGWGQMLAEQYNSSVNVQNHAVGGRTARRFIEEGRLDAIWNVIKSGDYLLVQFGTNDGNKTATYTINGQTIPYYLDPQTEFKTYLRQYISGARARGVTLVFVTPPPRNSAYCTGGNGTGAHAEAMRELAVSDGVALADLNEKTVNYLMAICPSPTPEDFFFLRADGTVDGTHFQENGARILSGFVADGVDEADLPLNSRRK
- a CDS encoding carbohydrate-binding domain-containing protein; translated protein: MKIMKSLMTACVLFVGLASFSYPVFAQDYPTCSSASVDPDGDGWGWENNQSCIVSSSSSGSGDYPTCSSSSSDPDGDGWGWENNQSCVVSTSSSSGGSSGYPTCSSSSSDPDGDGWGWENNQSCIVSSSSGGSSSGSCGTGSCPSSLSCPNGMSCGCYTISGLGSNKRGYQDAGADRRFLASAMMETEVMDTNYAYGDNKTGDSFNAGATKQNWGMMRQCHSAWTGYGSGDYSVSAQMNSSRSLDVQVYNECRNYFGSNWFAGHRNGSSGLSNPNTTDINNFKAGYDWTYNQLSGHECDDVRFWVSIPAI
- a CDS encoding pectate lyase — protein: MKYLTQIFLTIVVSSFGNIAIAQDCGTCNWYGTDFPACCGQSTGWGWENSQSCIGPVECTNSGQVLSGASSSSSSSSGGGTSEDFVCDWYGSIYPLCQDETSGWGWENNQSCIALSTCNSQGGGSSSSSSSSSSSSTGGGSGISGASCSPGGNVIVVTSTIRVDDGSTFDGYCQTYTAGSELGDGSQDEGQDPVFRVENGSTLKNVVIGDNGADGIHLRNNASLDNIYFQDVGEDAITVKASGTYNIANIEGYNADDKFFQINAESTLNVENCIIHDAGKALRQNGGTVFRIDVSFNNCDIADMDEGIFRSDSPSSRAIISNSRLHNAGSVCVGSWASCGSSGITQY
- a CDS encoding DUF1176 domain-containing protein gives rise to the protein MKINRSLSTLCLLGCVSILAACQSSIGAAPDNTPAATLPIDKTGLDILQSYDRDLWSGPEGWSEAQWRWKQRLKWDRDCDYVADVETYSLVAPFQLVTVLCVPGAYQPTYYLYLFDGDSQQGRQLELGFPASTDNPKEVIGTLQVDSAEKTLEILTRSRGMGDCGTYRVFHFNPATELTQAGFQLQQTRSRACRDHPAVKFEELPKSLFDYKNRPLSTKFLKICGYLLNMKMALTVSISIQKLTEMNIQLLTMNHIFRQKRLGSHLH
- a CDS encoding MarR family transcriptional regulator, translated to MMPVLMGAANTKVLANGEGFPDIYRLTIQRSPCQDVSYSETGNASMIIKPQDTLIALKYCSIERQAGIGLADTGLSSVFSIRDLAEVIGISHGEISRSTQRLEKAQLVSIRGGIFAVARNLNEWLCYGIRYYCPLERSGYGRGIGTGWNCQLIKSEMLPPQPGWVWASSQGDKEAELIVPFHNSVPLAASYDPWLYQALSLVEVIRGGKPRELAIARELLAAHLGVSQ